Within Tuberibacillus sp. Marseille-P3662, the genomic segment ATAAAAAAATAGGATCTATTAATCAGTCACAGTTCTCTTATAAGGTTGGTACGCTTTTAGGTCAAGAGTTAAAGGCTTTTGGTTTTAATCTTGATTTTGCACCCGTCCTTGATGTTAACAGCAACCCAAATAACCCAGTTATTGGAGATCGTTCATTTGGCAACAATCCGGATATTGTCAGTAAACTCGGCATACAAACGATGAAAGGCATTCAGTCACAAAATATTGTCCCGGTTGTTAAACATTTTCCCGGACACGGCGACACTTCTGTTGATTCGCATCTTCAGCTTCCAAAAGTGAACAAGAGCCTTAAGGAACTAAAAAGACTTGAATTAATCCCGTTCACTCGTGCTGTCGAAAATGGGGCAGATGCTGTCATGGCCGCCCATATTTTACTGCCGAAAATTGATGATGAATACCCTGCTTCCATGTCTAAAAAAATCCTAACGGGTATTCTAAGAAAACAACTCAATTTTGACGGAGTTGTGATGACTGATGACATGACCATGAAAGCCATAACCAATAACTTCGGAATTGGTGAAGCAGCAGTCAAATCTGTAAAAGCCGGCAGTGATATGATATTGGTCGCACACGATTATCAGAAAATCGTGTCCACAATCGATGCTTTGAAAGCCGCTGTCCAAAAAGGAACAATCACTGAAAAAAGAATTAACACCAGCGTCAAAAGAATCATTCAGTTAAAAAGGACATACGACTTAAATCATGAAAAAACCCAAAACGTTCATGTGAATAGCCTTAATCAATCCGTTAAACAAGTGCTTAATAAGTACGTTGATTGAATGTTACGATCTTTTTATGATTAAAGCTAAGAAGCATACCTTGTTGTAAAAGCGGGTCGACCAGTGATATCTGGTTGACCCCTTCTTTAACGATTACTTTGCTTCATAAGCCAGCCTATACTTGAATCAAACTTTAGAAGCTTTTTTAATATATAGTACCACCTACTTTTACATCTCTGTACTGGCATTAAGCCCGTTCTTGCAAGGGTTGCACCGAATTTTCCGGCTGAAAGGTATCCGGTAATTGATTATCATGGCGATAGACAATCTTTTGAAGAGGGAGTTCAATGCCTTCATCGTCAAAGGCTGCCCTCAACCGTTGCTTAGCCAGCCTTTGGATTTCCCAATGGGCGTTCGGCTCACACTCGGCAATGGCCCGAAGCGTATAATTCCAATCATTCAGCTCCTGAACGCCAAGAACACTGACGTCACCCACAATAGTGTCTTGCTCTTCTTTAAGATCATCCATGACATTTTTAATTATTTCTAAGGCCCGGTCGATCACAGAATCATATCCAACTTTGACATCAATAACAGCAATGGAATTTTCTTTAGAGTAATTCAATACTTGCGAAATTTCACCGTTTGGAATGATGACCACTTCGCCTGTCCAAACTTGCAAGGACGTTATCCTTAACCCGACTGATTTAACCGTTCCCCATAAATCATTAATAACGACAAAGTCACCTTCACCGTATTGGTCCTCTAACATAATAAAAAAACCATTAAGAAAATCTTTGAGCAGACTTTGCGCTGCAAAGGCAATCGCAATTCCCACAACACCAGCCCCAGCCAGCAACCCCCCAATATGAATGTTGAGAATGGGGAGAACGGTTAGTAAAAAAATAAAGTAAAATGCATAGCGAATGATTTTTGTGAATATCGCCACCATCGTTCTTTTGCGCCGATTATTCATTTTGCCTCGCAATCTTAAAGCCCGTTTTACAATTTTATTGGATATATTAATTCCCACTCGAATGACGACAAACAAAATTATGATTTTCAGGATAGCCCAAACCATAGCCGCCATCGTCTCATGGTCATGAATTAACTGGAGCGTATGATCCCATATTGTTTGCAACATTGATCTCCCCCTTGGTGCATTTTATGAACCTGCAGTCCAGATGTCTCACTAATACATACTAATGACTTAAACCGAATAGCACCTCCATTGAAAGGAAGCTACTAAAATACGATTGGATATCACTCATTTGTTTTAGCTATCAATTGACTTAACGATATATATCCTATGAAATAACTAACAATAAAATAACGAATTTTGTCTAAGAATTTCGGAAAGGGTTTTTACTTATATACGCGGTCTTCTTATCCACCTTTTAACTACGGTTTCTTTTTCTTTTCAACATAAAAACACCCCTTTAGGAAATCATCCAAAGGGGTGAAACGGTATAACTTTTTTCAAACAGTTAAACTTTATTTCAAATCCACACGTTTAGCCAAATATCCAAAACTCTTACTCAACTGTCACTGATTTAGCCAAGTTCCTTGGCTTATCGACGTCGCAGTCGCGGTGGAGCGCCGCAAAATAGGCCAACAGTTGCATTGGCACGACAGAAACAAGTGGTGTGAGGTGCTCATGGACTTCGGGCAACACAATGTTATCGTCAAGGTCGTTTTCACCTTCCATACTGACGATACATGTATTGGCACCGCGGGCAGCGACTTCCTGGACGTTGCTGCGGATGCTACCGTTCACATGAGACTGTGTGGCAATGGCGATGACCGGCGTTCCTTCTTCAATTAACGCAATGGTGCCGTGTTTGAGTTCACCGCCGGCAAAGCCTTCAGCTTGAATATACGAGATTTCCTTAAGCTTGAGTGCTGCTTCTAAGCAGACATAATAATCAACCGAGCGACCGATGAAAAAGGCGTTTCGCGTCACTGATAGATAGTCGCGGGCCATTTGTTCGATCACATCTTTTTGGTCCACAAGGGACTGCATGGCGTTAGCTACAATACCGAGTTCCTTCATTGGATCGAAATCTAGTTCAATGCCTTGAGCTTTCGCGGCATCGACAGCCAAGATAGAAAGGACAGCGATTTGCGCTGTATAAGCCTTGGTTGATGCGACTGCAATTTCCGGTCCTGCATGCAACAATAGCGTATGATCCGCTTCACGAGACAGTGTGGAACCGGGAACATTGGTCATGGTCAAAGTGCTGTGACCCTTTTCTTTCACATTCACGAGAACAGAACGACTGTCAGCTGTCTCACCACTTTGTGAGATGAAGATAAACAGCGGTTTGTCTGATAACAGCGGCATGTTGTAGGAAAATTCACTGGCGATGTGAACTTCTGTTGGTACCTCCGCAATGTTCTCAAGCAATTGTTTACCAACAAGACCCGCATGATAGCTGGTACCGCAAGCGATGATATAGAGACGATCGGAGCTTCTGATCGCTTTGCGGATGTCATCATCAAGCTTAATGCGTCCGTCCTCATCTTGGTACTGCATCAGCAATTGACGTATAACCGCTGGCTGTTCATCAATTTCTTTTAACATGTAATGCGGATACGTGCCTTTTTCAATATCACTCGCATCAATTTCCGCTGTATAAGGCCCACGTTCAACCGTGTCACCGTCTAAGGTTTCAATAGCGTAGCCTTCGCGGCTGACAATCACGATTTCTCCATCCATCAATTCCACGAATTGATCGGTTACTTGCAACATGGCCAGCGCATCACTAGCGACAACGTTAAATCCATCGCCGGTACCAACAAGCAGCGGGCTCTTATGTTTACCGACATAAATCGCGTCATCATTTTCTTTATCAATTAAAGCGATCGCGTAGGAACCATGCAACAATGATAGTGTGTGACGGAACGCAGCTTCTACGGTTTTACCACTGTGAACCCATTCTTCGACCAGCTGTACAATCACTTCTGTATCTGTCTCACTTTTGAGTTCTACATTCGCTAAGTGCTCATTGCGAAGCTGCTCATAGTTTTCAATAACACCGTTGTGAACTAACGTGAACCGTGCCGTATGGCTTTGGTGCGGGTGAGCGTTTTCTTTACTCGGTGCACCATGAGTCGCCCATCTCGTATGACCAATACCTAATGTTGCGGTCACATCTTGATTTGTGGCTGCTTCCAATGCCGCAATCCGACCTTTTTCTTTAACAACATTAAGCTCTTCATCATCTAAAAGAGCGATGCCTGCTGAGTCATAACCTCGATATTCAAGCTTTTTTAATCCGTTTAATAAGATGTCTTGTGCGCTTTCTTCTCCAATATATCCGACAATACCACACATGTTGTTCTTCCCCCTAGTAAGTGGGGTAAGAAAAATGCAATATGATGGGGTGATTTCTTACCCCACTTGTTTTTTAGTCGTGCTCACTGCCGGGCCCTTGTGCAAAGAGTCGCCTCTTTGTTTTCAAACCGCGGCTAACGGATGTAAGCCGATCCGAGAGGTATCCGCCGAAGCCTCGATTAACCTCTTCCTCGTCAACTATCTCCCGTTTCCGAACATGGGACATAGTCCTGGCGCTTTTTCTTAACTGTCTTCCCCTCTATCCACCTTCCCATTTTTGAATAAAAACACTTTAAAATTGTACAAAGGAACTGAGAAAATGTCAATCTCAATTCCCCTTTATTATTAGACATATGCACCCGCAAAACCTTGTGTGATGATGCATGCATCCATTTTATATGATTACACTCATGCTTCCTTAAGACCCAATTCATCACGAACAACATCGGCCACTTGATCAACGTATTTGCGGCTAAGTTCTTCAGTGGGAGCCTCCACCATCACTCGAACAAGGGGTTCGGTTCCAGAAGGTCTCACCAAGATACGTCCGTTGCCCGCCATCTCCTGTTCAACTTGGTCGATCGTTGCTGCGACTTGAGGATTGTCAGTGACACCGTGTTTGTCAGTGACTTTGACATTAACAAGTTCCTGTGGGAATTTCTCCATTTCAGCCGCTAATTGTGAGAGTTTTTTTCCTGTTGATTTCACGATACTGACAAGTTGTAGAGCTGATAACATGCCGTCACCCGTCGTCGTGTGATCCAAGAAAATAATATGGCCTGATTGTTCACCACCGAGTGAATAACCTTCATGGCGCATCAATTCCATCACATAACGGTCACCGACTTTTGTTTGTTTTGTAACAATACTCTCTTCTTCCAGCGCCTTATAAAGCCCCATGTTACTCATGACAGTGGTCACCAAGGTATGCTGGCGTAACTGACCTTCTCTTTTTAAATACTTCGCACATATATACATAATTTTGTCGCCGTCGACAATCTGACCATTTTCATCAACAGCTATCAACCTGTCACCGTCACCGTCAAACGCGAGACCAAGGTCTGCGCCTTTTTCCTGCACGAAATTGACCAAAGCATCGGTATGGGTTGAACCGACATTATCATTAATATTGTAACCGTCCGGTGATGTGCCAATGGTTGTGATATCTGCCTCAAGATCAGCAAATAAATGCGGTGCGAGTGAGAAGGTAGATCCATGTGCGCCATCCAAGGCAATGTGTAAACCGGAAAAATCATCTTCATCAACGGTTTGCTTCAAGAATTGTAAATACTTCTGCCCGCCTTCAAAGTAATCTGTTACAGTTCCTAACTCTGTTCCGGTCGGACGAGGCAGGTCATCTTCACCTTTAAACAACGCTTCAATATGTTCTTCCTGTTCATCCGTTAATTTAAAGCCGTCCGAACCAAAGAATTTAATACCATTATCAGCAACTGGATTATGAGAAGCTGAGATCATAACACCTGCCTGAGCGTCCATAGCCTTAGTGAGATAGGCAACACCAGGTGTTGATATAACGCCAAGCCGCATGACTTCAGCACCTATTGACAGTAAACCAGCAATTAAGGCACTTTCTAACATGTAGCCAGAAATACGTGTATCCCGGCCGACAAGAATTTTCGGGCGCTCTGCCGATTTCGTCAGTGCATAGCCTCCAAATCGACCTAATCTAAAAGCCAATTCCGGTGTTAATTCCGTATTGGCTATGCCCCTAACACCATCCGTTCCGAATAACTTAGACATAAACAATCGCTCCTTCATCACACACTTTCTAATTGTGTGGTCAATCAGATTGAGACTCGCTGTTCACTTTGATTTTGGTATTTTCCTTCGAGACAATGGCTTTAACGTAATCAGGTGTCTCAACTTGAAGCTCAGCTTGATGTTTACCTGCTTTGAGATCTGATACATCTACATATACTTGAAAATCGCCACGTCTAACCGAACTTAATACCTGTTCAGTTCCTTCTAGGGTCACATCGACAGCTCGATCCGGGGGATCAAGGAATTCAACGGTCTGGTCCTTATCCAATCCACGGACACCAATTGACACCTGTTTAAATGAATGTTTTTGGCTCTGACCGACATCAACCTTGACTTGTACCGTTTCAGGCTTGACCATATCAACACCCTTCGGCATGGGCACATCAACATCCAATGTTTGACCTTCTGTCACACCGTCAAGCGGAACTTTAACGGTACTCAAATGGTTGATATCGCTGATAACATCCTTTTCACCATAGATATCAACTTTCTTAGGACTTACGGTTATCGATGATAAACTTGTCCCATCGGGAAGCTGACCCTTAGTTTCTGTCTTAACATTCATGGTTTTTGAAGGAGACAGCAAAGGGATTTCCACGTCAGCGGATGAAGGATTCATTTGAACGTCCAATTGATTACCGTTGTCATCATAGGCCTTCAAATTCAGCTCCCGGGAAATATCTTCGTTCGCCCCCTTCACATTAATGACACCTTTAATATACGAAATCGAATCGATGACTTGCTTTCCTCCCGTTACTTCCACTGTTTCTGGTTCTATAGTGGGGTCTCCCAGCTGGTAGCCAGCCGCTAATTTTTGTTCATTAATAAAGTCAATATTGACCGGGAAAGACTCTGTCACTTTTTTCTGAATCGTGACTCTGACACTGGATGGAATGATATTCACATTAAGACCATTCTGCAACCCCTCTGATTGAATGGGAACTTTATAAGTACCGGGACCTTTCCCCTCAAGATCAACAAAGACATGTTTGGTGATTCTAAACTTCGTCGTTTGAACTTGTTCCGGAGAACCTTTAACTTGTAACTTAACTTCTTCCGGCAAACCAAGAACAACATACTTATCCTTATCATATTCCGCCGATAATTCCTCCGAAGACGTCTCAATGGCTTCTCCGTTATCAGAAAAGAACGGAGTATTGGCCTGAGAGTCTTGTTCAGAAGTGACGACAGTGTAGAGCATAAGTGCAATTAGAAAAGCTATCAACTTCATAAACCAACGGCTTTTAAAAAGTTTATCCATTGTCCTTACCTCTCCAATGCCAAATTGATCCGCTTGCAGCTCGTTTATCTTGCACCAATATTTCTTCGGATAATAACTCGCGAAGCTTGTCTTCCGATATATCGCGATGAAGTTCGCCGTTTTTCGTTAATGAGATATTACCGGTTTCCTCAGAGACGATAATTGTTATGCTATCGGTCACTTCACTAATGCCCATGGCAGCCCTATGCCTTGTACCAAGTTCCTTCGATATAAGTGGACTTTCCGAGAGCGGCAAGTAACAAGCAGCGGCTTTGATATCATGATCTTTTATAATGACAGCTCCATCATGCAGAGGCGTGTTCGGTATAAAAATATTAATTAACAGTTGTGATGTCAAATGGGCATTCATGGTAATACCTGTTTCGATATAATCATTCAGCCCCGTTTCACGTTCAATGGACATTAAGGCGCCGATGCGTCGTTTAGCCATATAC encodes:
- the cdaA gene encoding diadenylate cyclase CdaA codes for the protein MLSWSDIDLLKSLRVVVDILLVTYVIYKLIMVIKGTKAVQLLKGITFIIAIWFLSSFLGLRTLEWIMDKTITYGLLAIIIIFQPELRRALEHLGRGRLFTREIQEEERQTQTIDQIIKAVSYMAKRRIGALMSIERETGLNDYIETGITMNAHLTSQLLINIFIPNTPLHDGAVIIKDHDIKAAACYLPLSESPLISKELGTRHRAAMGISEVTDSITIIVSEETGNISLTKNGELHRDISEDKLRELLSEEILVQDKRAASGSIWHWRGKDNG
- a CDS encoding mechanosensitive ion channel family protein, coding for MLQTIWDHTLQLIHDHETMAAMVWAILKIIILFVVIRVGINISNKIVKRALRLRGKMNNRRKRTMVAIFTKIIRYAFYFIFLLTVLPILNIHIGGLLAGAGVVGIAIAFAAQSLLKDFLNGFFIMLEDQYGEGDFVVINDLWGTVKSVGLRITSLQVWTGEVVIIPNGEISQVLNYSKENSIAVIDVKVGYDSVIDRALEIIKNVMDDLKEEQDTIVGDVSVLGVQELNDWNYTLRAIAECEPNAHWEIQRLAKQRLRAAFDDEGIELPLQKIVYRHDNQLPDTFQPENSVQPLQERA
- the glmM gene encoding phosphoglucosamine mutase, with amino-acid sequence MSKLFGTDGVRGIANTELTPELAFRLGRFGGYALTKSAERPKILVGRDTRISGYMLESALIAGLLSIGAEVMRLGVISTPGVAYLTKAMDAQAGVMISASHNPVADNGIKFFGSDGFKLTDEQEEHIEALFKGEDDLPRPTGTELGTVTDYFEGGQKYLQFLKQTVDEDDFSGLHIALDGAHGSTFSLAPHLFADLEADITTIGTSPDGYNINDNVGSTHTDALVNFVQEKGADLGLAFDGDGDRLIAVDENGQIVDGDKIMYICAKYLKREGQLRQHTLVTTVMSNMGLYKALEEESIVTKQTKVGDRYVMELMRHEGYSLGGEQSGHIIFLDHTTTGDGMLSALQLVSIVKSTGKKLSQLAAEMEKFPQELVNVKVTDKHGVTDNPQVAATIDQVEQEMAGNGRILVRPSGTEPLVRVMVEAPTEELSRKYVDQVADVVRDELGLKEA
- the glmS gene encoding glutamine--fructose-6-phosphate transaminase (isomerizing), which encodes MCGIVGYIGEESAQDILLNGLKKLEYRGYDSAGIALLDDEELNVVKEKGRIAALEAATNQDVTATLGIGHTRWATHGAPSKENAHPHQSHTARFTLVHNGVIENYEQLRNEHLANVELKSETDTEVIVQLVEEWVHSGKTVEAAFRHTLSLLHGSYAIALIDKENDDAIYVGKHKSPLLVGTGDGFNVVASDALAMLQVTDQFVELMDGEIVIVSREGYAIETLDGDTVERGPYTAEIDASDIEKGTYPHYMLKEIDEQPAVIRQLLMQYQDEDGRIKLDDDIRKAIRSSDRLYIIACGTSYHAGLVGKQLLENIAEVPTEVHIASEFSYNMPLLSDKPLFIFISQSGETADSRSVLVNVKEKGHSTLTMTNVPGSTLSREADHTLLLHAGPEIAVASTKAYTAQIAVLSILAVDAAKAQGIELDFDPMKELGIVANAMQSLVDQKDVIEQMARDYLSVTRNAFFIGRSVDYYVCLEAALKLKEISYIQAEGFAGGELKHGTIALIEEGTPVIAIATQSHVNGSIRSNVQEVAARGANTCIVSMEGENDLDDNIVLPEVHEHLTPLVSVVPMQLLAYFAALHRDCDVDKPRNLAKSVTVE
- a CDS encoding CdaR family protein, with product MDKLFKSRWFMKLIAFLIALMLYTVVTSEQDSQANTPFFSDNGEAIETSSEELSAEYDKDKYVVLGLPEEVKLQVKGSPEQVQTTKFRITKHVFVDLEGKGPGTYKVPIQSEGLQNGLNVNIIPSSVRVTIQKKVTESFPVNIDFINEQKLAAGYQLGDPTIEPETVEVTGGKQVIDSISYIKGVINVKGANEDISRELNLKAYDDNGNQLDVQMNPSSADVEIPLLSPSKTMNVKTETKGQLPDGTSLSSITVSPKKVDIYGEKDVISDINHLSTVKVPLDGVTEGQTLDVDVPMPKGVDMVKPETVQVKVDVGQSQKHSFKQVSIGVRGLDKDQTVEFLDPPDRAVDVTLEGTEQVLSSVRRGDFQVYVDVSDLKAGKHQAELQVETPDYVKAIVSKENTKIKVNSESQSD